In Mycoplasmopsis fermentans PG18, one genomic interval encodes:
- a CDS encoding Dam family site-specific DNA-(adenine-N6)-methyltransferase has translation METLFKTIGDNIKMERLAKNMTQQELAELSSTERSQLTKIEKGQIKGVQFFTICKIYNALNLNNIYIGKLNTKLSPFVKWAGGKTQLLDKLKSLMPKTYNNYLEPFVGGGALLLNLKPQNFIINDFNKELINVFNCFKNDKDFKLLKKELINHENNHNDGYYYKIRDLDKLDKYDKLPNYKKAARTIYLNKACFNGLYRVNSKGQFNVPSGKKNSVNCFDRDNFENLKNFLKTTNNQIFCEDFEVFCEKAQKGDFVYFDPPYDVIENKNTFTSYNSESFGKEEQKRLSEVFKKLDKKGVKVMLSNHNTKYINELYADFNINVVKAKRMINSNGSGRGEVEEVIITNYRE, from the coding sequence ATGGAAACACTTTTTAAAACAATTGGCGACAATATTAAAATGGAAAGACTTGCAAAAAATATGACACAACAAGAATTAGCAGAATTAAGTAGCACCGAAAGATCTCAATTAACTAAAATTGAAAAAGGTCAAATTAAGGGCGTTCAGTTTTTTACAATTTGCAAAATATATAATGCTTTGAATTTGAATAATATTTATATTGGAAAATTAAACACAAAACTTTCACCATTTGTAAAATGGGCTGGTGGCAAAACTCAATTATTAGATAAACTTAAAAGTTTAATGCCAAAAACATATAACAATTATTTGGAACCTTTTGTTGGTGGCGGAGCATTATTACTAAATCTAAAGCCGCAAAATTTCATAATAAATGATTTTAATAAAGAATTAATTAATGTTTTTAATTGCTTTAAAAATGATAAAGATTTTAAATTATTAAAAAAAGAATTAATTAATCATGAAAACAATCATAATGATGGGTATTACTATAAAATAAGAGATTTGGACAAATTAGATAAATACGATAAACTGCCAAATTACAAAAAAGCTGCCCGAACAATATACTTAAATAAAGCGTGTTTTAATGGTTTATATCGAGTAAATTCTAAAGGACAATTTAATGTACCTTCTGGCAAGAAAAACTCAGTTAATTGCTTTGATAGAGACAATTTTGAAAATTTAAAAAACTTTTTAAAAACTACAAATAATCAAATTTTCTGTGAAGATTTTGAAGTATTTTGTGAAAAAGCTCAAAAAGGAGATTTTGTTTATTTTGATCCTCCTTATGATGTCATTGAAAACAAAAATACTTTCACTTCATATAATTCAGAAAGTTTTGGAAAAGAAGAACAAAAACGATTATCCGAAGTTTTTAAAAAACTTGACAAAAAAGGTGTCAAAGTAATGTTAAGTAATCACAACACAAAATATATTAATGAATTATATGCAGACTTTAATATTAATGTTGTTAAAGCAAAAAGAATGATAAATTCAAATGGAAGTGGACGAGGAGAAGTTGAAGAAGTAATAATTACAAATTATAGGGAGTAA
- a CDS encoding type IV toxin-antitoxin system AbiEi family antitoxin domain-containing protein — protein MQEEKVIKIGKKHNGVITTKECAMQRIHNQTLHRLLSKKIIEKISHGIYLLTEYLEDDHYLFQLRYPKTIFSYETALYLIHETDFLPINFDVSVTKGYKFNDKENIRVNYVSDELADLGKIKVKTMFNNDVYVYCYERVLCDLIKNRKKANLETYVNAIKRYAQYKNKNLDLLYEIAKKMNILDEMKNIMIGIIY, from the coding sequence ATGCAAGAAGAAAAAGTTATTAAAATTGGAAAAAAACACAATGGTGTAATTACAACAAAGGAGTGCGCAATGCAAAGAATTCACAATCAAACATTACACAGGTTATTGTCAAAAAAAATTATTGAAAAAATTTCCCATGGTATTTATTTATTGACCGAGTATTTAGAAGATGATCATTATTTGTTTCAATTAAGATACCCAAAGACAATTTTTTCATATGAAACAGCCTTATATTTAATTCACGAAACAGACTTTTTACCTATAAATTTTGATGTTTCTGTAACAAAAGGGTACAAATTCAATGATAAAGAAAATATAAGAGTTAATTATGTTTCTGATGAGTTAGCTGATTTAGGAAAAATAAAAGTTAAAACAATGTTTAATAATGATGTTTATGTTTATTGTTATGAAAGAGTATTGTGCGATTTAATAAAAAATAGAAAAAAAGCAAATTTAGAAACTTATGTTAATGCAATTAAAAGATATGCACAATATAAAAATAAAAATTTGGATTTATTGTATGAAATAGCTAAGAAAATGAATATTTTAGATGAAATGAAAAATATTATGATCGGAATAATTTATTAA
- a CDS encoding RNA-binding domain-containing protein, producing MNFGIESETLEFKKNTNEINEAMKSICAMLNKHGKGTLYFGIGDDGLVYDQKININTLRDICRKIYENIEPVISPIIEKKIVDNKQIIEVTFCGNDAPYSVEGIYYIRNDDEDKILSPNQLRQLFEFNKNKSWDSELSDYEIDDIDLETFQKFYKKAIKSKKLNEIEFNAENILNKLSLMKNEKLTNAAHYLFSHREPIVLKMAVFATDQKLTFLDINRISGNIFQLIEKANEYVKSKINWKAEFVDIERIDIPEIPIDSLKEIIINSFAHAKYESAIEHEINIHPSNIKIYNPGQFPIEYTPEDFAYKNIESIIRNPLILKMINLVDEAKICNNGFKRVYEECEKTNAKITYQKGNYGFAFIFLRENKSLISKDEEFKEYWLPDSAYYVYMALKNNPKETAGSLAKKIKKSSRTIQRILDLLKDKGYIARIGKTRGYWKILK from the coding sequence ATGAATTTTGGAATCGAAAGCGAAACACTTGAATTTAAGAAAAATACAAATGAAATAAATGAGGCTATGAAATCAATTTGTGCCATGTTAAATAAACACGGAAAAGGCACATTATATTTTGGCATCGGAGATGATGGATTAGTATATGATCAAAAAATCAACATAAATACTTTAAGAGATATTTGCAGAAAAATTTATGAAAATATTGAACCTGTAATTAGTCCTATTATTGAGAAAAAAATTGTTGATAATAAACAAATAATAGAGGTAACTTTTTGTGGGAATGATGCTCCATATTCAGTTGAAGGCATCTATTATATTAGAAATGATGATGAGGATAAAATACTCAGTCCTAATCAATTAAGACAGCTTTTTGAATTCAATAAAAACAAAAGCTGAGATAGTGAATTAAGCGATTATGAAATTGATGATATTGATTTAGAAACATTTCAAAAGTTTTATAAAAAAGCTATAAAAAGTAAAAAATTAAATGAAATAGAATTTAATGCTGAAAACATTTTAAATAAATTAAGTTTGATGAAAAATGAAAAACTAACAAATGCTGCTCATTATCTTTTTTCGCATAGAGAACCTATAGTTTTAAAAATGGCTGTTTTTGCAACAGATCAAAAATTAACATTTTTAGATATCAATAGAATTTCTGGTAACATCTTTCAATTAATTGAGAAAGCTAATGAATATGTTAAATCTAAAATCAATTGAAAAGCAGAATTTGTAGATATAGAAAGAATTGATATTCCAGAAATACCAATTGATTCTTTAAAGGAAATAATTATTAATAGTTTTGCACATGCAAAATATGAATCTGCAATAGAACACGAAATTAATATTCATCCTAGTAATATTAAAATCTATAATCCTGGTCAATTTCCAATTGAATACACTCCAGAAGATTTTGCATATAAAAACATAGAATCAATTATTAGAAATCCATTAATTTTAAAAATGATTAATTTAGTTGATGAAGCTAAAATTTGTAATAATGGTTTCAAGAGAGTATATGAAGAATGTGAAAAAACTAATGCTAAAATTACTTATCAAAAAGGCAATTATGGTTTTGCATTTATATTTTTAAGAGAAAACAAAAGTTTAATTAGTAAAGATGAAGAATTTAAAGAATACTGATTGCCAGATTCTGCTTATTATGTATATATGGCTTTAAAAAATAATCCAAAAGAAACAGCTGGTTCACTAGCTAAAAAAATAAAAAAATCTTCGAGAACTATTCAAAGAATTTTAGATCTTTTAAAAGACAAGGGCTACATAGCTAGAATTGGTAAGACAAGAGGATATTGAAAAATTTTAAAATAA
- a CDS encoding type II restriction endonuclease, producing MKRDFEKWFNNLTPTIVGYDYYVDFEKINQDLQAYRKELVKFSNIVGDKNISEKFKKIYDNDKQVLKILPSLLAVRNNYLQIYDNQQIKELDFKNFTNDFKDYNDFFEKTGLKDWLKNKSQDYVLGYYDGVQAGSNTNARKNRTGFKMEKLVEKYIQQAGYVENKTYFKQIYSSEIYEKFGINLNNIQETTANKRFDFGIIKNHKFYAIEVNFYTAQGSKLNEVSRSYEKIYLSTKTITNFEFIWITDGINGWKNAKNNLKEAFEIIEHLYSINDLKNVVLKNLK from the coding sequence ATGAAAAGAGATTTTGAAAAGTGATTTAATAATTTAACACCAACAATAGTTGGCTATGACTATTATGTAGATTTTGAAAAAATTAATCAAGATTTACAAGCTTATAGAAAAGAACTAGTTAAATTCAGCAATATTGTAGGTGACAAGAATATTTCTGAAAAATTTAAAAAAATATATGATAATGATAAACAAGTTTTAAAAATATTGCCAAGTCTATTAGCTGTAAGAAATAATTATTTGCAAATTTATGATAATCAGCAAATAAAAGAATTAGACTTTAAGAATTTTACAAATGACTTTAAAGATTACAATGACTTTTTTGAAAAAACAGGTCTAAAAGATTGACTTAAAAATAAAAGTCAAGATTATGTTTTAGGTTATTATGATGGTGTTCAAGCAGGCAGCAACACCAATGCAAGAAAAAACAGAACAGGTTTTAAAATGGAAAAACTAGTTGAAAAATATATTCAACAAGCTGGATATGTTGAAAACAAAACATATTTTAAACAAATATATTCAAGTGAGATCTATGAAAAGTTTGGAATTAATTTAAATAATATTCAAGAAACAACTGCAAATAAAAGATTTGATTTTGGAATCATTAAAAATCATAAATTTTATGCAATTGAAGTAAATTTTTATACGGCTCAAGGTTCTAAACTTAATGAAGTTTCAAGAAGCTATGAAAAAATTTATTTATCTACAAAAACAATTACTAATTTTGAATTCATTTGAATTACCGATGGAATAAATGGTTGAAAAAATGCAAAAAACAATTTGAAAGAAGCTTTCGAAATCATCGAACATCTTTATAGCATCAATGATCTAAAAAATGTAGTCCTTAAAAATCTTAAATAA
- a CDS encoding amidase family protein, translating to MKLQVLGDFDLAQAELKKNKNNAVAYVYDKALKEGDGLLNNAVFTIKEVFATKDAKTTASSLILENFKPGYNATCVQKLIDAGALRVAKVYCDELALGGTGTFSAFGLIKNPLDKERLAGGSSSGSVATFTDNISFALGSDTGDSVRLPASYNGNVGFKPSYGAISRYGMFAYASSLDTVSYFAHNVNDIAVISQVLFGVDNKDFTSKKVKIDNVQKLQPKKIGVLNVSKNLSNFVSNNFQELIVKLKANKNIKVEVIEPQEDLLNAVKAIYDIISYSEASSNLANLNGIAFGSRKEGESWEEIMTNTRSQGFGKMVQRRLTLGTFFLHSENQKDLFLKAQQGRRLFKEYWDKLHKQYDIVIYPAYADVAPYINKKNKNYKYMEYILTGSNLAGNPSITIPWIKKDNLPINLAIDADIYQDEKLLSHALWMEEFLGGEHE from the coding sequence ATGAAACTACAAGTCTTAGGTGATTTTGATTTAGCCCAAGCTGAATTAAAGAAAAACAAAAATAATGCAGTTGCTTATGTTTATGATAAAGCTTTAAAAGAAGGCGATGGTTTATTAAACAATGCAGTCTTTACAATTAAAGAAGTTTTTGCAACTAAAGATGCAAAAACAACAGCTTCGAGCTTAATTTTAGAAAACTTCAAACCTGGCTACAATGCAACCTGTGTGCAAAAATTAATTGATGCAGGTGCTTTAAGAGTTGCAAAAGTTTATTGTGATGAATTGGCTCTTGGTGGCACTGGTACTTTTAGTGCTTTTGGTTTAATTAAAAATCCACTAGATAAAGAAAGATTAGCGGGTGGTTCATCTTCAGGATCTGTAGCTACATTTACAGATAATATTTCTTTTGCACTTGGTTCAGATACTGGTGATAGTGTTAGACTGCCAGCGAGTTATAATGGAAATGTTGGATTTAAACCAAGTTATGGAGCAATTAGTCGTTATGGTATGTTTGCTTATGCTTCAAGCTTAGATACAGTTAGCTACTTTGCACACAATGTTAATGATATTGCAGTGATTTCGCAAGTTTTATTTGGAGTAGACAACAAAGATTTTACTTCTAAAAAAGTTAAAATTGATAATGTCCAAAAACTTCAACCTAAGAAAATTGGAGTTTTGAATGTAAGCAAGAATTTAAGCAACTTTGTTTCAAACAACTTTCAAGAATTAATAGTTAAATTAAAAGCAAATAAAAATATTAAAGTTGAAGTTATTGAGCCTCAAGAAGATTTACTCAATGCAGTTAAAGCAATCTATGACATAATTTCTTATTCAGAAGCGAGCTCAAATTTAGCAAATTTAAATGGTATTGCTTTTGGTTCAAGAAAAGAAGGCGAAAGCTGAGAAGAAATTATGACTAACACAAGAAGTCAAGGTTTTGGAAAAATGGTTCAAAGAAGACTTACTTTAGGCACTTTCTTCTTACATTCAGAAAATCAAAAAGATTTATTTTTAAAAGCTCAACAAGGCCGTAGATTATTTAAAGAATATTGAGATAAATTGCACAAACAATATGACATTGTGATTTATCCAGCTTATGCTGATGTTGCTCCTTATATTAATAAGAAGAATAAAAACTACAAATATATGGAATACATTTTAACTGGATCTAACTTAGCTGGGAATCCATCAATTACAATCCCATGAATTAAAAAAGATAACTTACCAATTAATTTAGCTATTGATGCCGATATTTATCAAGACGAAAAACTTCTAAGTCATGCTCTTTGAATGGAAGAGTTTTTAGGAGGTGAACATGAATAA
- a CDS encoding tRNA (cytidine(34)-2'-O)-methyltransferase yields MLNIVLFEPEISPNTGNIIRTCFALGAKLHIIKPIGFDLDPKYLSRPAAGRLLSDIQHEVHASYKDFYEKYKNKNIFYLTRYGLKTYTDVDFKKEYKKNKEVWIMFGKESTGIDKEILQTHLENCLRIPMMSEMRSINLANTVAIVGFEIMRQLDFKELSLYEVQKGKDFLIKWKKQ; encoded by the coding sequence ATGCTTAATATTGTTTTATTTGAACCAGAAATATCACCTAACACAGGAAATATAATTAGAACCTGTTTTGCACTTGGAGCAAAACTTCATATTATTAAACCAATTGGTTTTGATTTAGATCCTAAGTATTTATCGCGTCCTGCAGCAGGCAGATTATTAAGTGATATTCAACATGAAGTGCACGCTTCGTATAAAGATTTTTATGAAAAATATAAAAACAAAAATATCTTTTATTTAACTCGTTATGGTTTAAAAACTTATACAGATGTTGATTTTAAAAAAGAATACAAAAAGAATAAAGAAGTTTGAATAATGTTTGGAAAAGAATCAACTGGAATTGACAAAGAAATTTTGCAAACTCATTTAGAAAATTGCTTAAGAATACCTATGATGAGTGAAATGAGATCAATCAATTTAGCCAATACTGTTGCAATAGTAGGTTTTGAAATTATGCGTCAATTAGATTTTAAAGAGTTAAGTCTATATGAAGTTCAAAAAGGAAAGGACTTCTTAATCAAATGGAAAAAACAGTAA
- the gatB gene encoding Asp-tRNA(Asn)/Glu-tRNA(Gln) amidotransferase subunit GatB, with the protein MNNFEVIIGIEIHLELNTKTKMFSPARIDFNAEPNTTMNQIDLGYPGTLPLVNKEAVLSGIKLAKALNMKIDDELHFDRKNYFYPDLPKGYQITQFLRPIGSEGYVTINTDKGPKKIQIERIHLEEDTARQHHDEEGTKLDYNRAGVPLIEIVTHPVLRSADEAVAYVDMIRKIALSLNISDAKMEQGSLRADVNVSLRPYGYKGFGTKVEIKNMNSFRAIKNALEFEIDFQRKQILTNKPILQQTKRYNEATLSTVVMRTKTGEVDYKYFPEPNIPFIKLSKKLIDSVKLNELPWEREARYKKENIQDIYINSLLNDLDLAKYFDSINYVDRDKLSKLFFAEIVSLANSKSIHPTELNIKNGHLLKGIELMDQDIISGRSFKKLVPLLVNFDGDFDKLVVDNNLKQISDEATITKWVNEIISQNESVIAEYPNREERVLKFVLGALMKVSGGQVSPIKANEISVRILKNKFK; encoded by the coding sequence ATGAATAATTTTGAAGTAATTATTGGAATTGAAATTCACCTTGAGTTAAATACAAAAACTAAAATGTTTTCGCCAGCAAGAATAGATTTTAATGCTGAACCTAATACAACAATGAACCAAATCGATTTAGGTTATCCAGGAACTTTACCTTTAGTTAATAAGGAAGCAGTTTTAAGTGGAATTAAATTAGCCAAAGCATTAAATATGAAAATAGATGACGAATTGCACTTTGATCGTAAAAATTACTTTTATCCTGACTTACCTAAAGGCTACCAAATTACTCAATTTTTAAGACCAATAGGATCAGAAGGTTATGTCACAATTAACACTGATAAAGGACCTAAAAAAATCCAAATTGAAAGAATTCACCTTGAAGAAGATACAGCTCGTCAACACCATGATGAAGAAGGGACTAAATTAGATTACAACCGTGCAGGTGTGCCTTTAATTGAAATAGTTACTCATCCTGTTTTAAGAAGTGCAGATGAAGCCGTAGCTTATGTTGATATGATTCGTAAGATAGCTTTAAGCTTAAATATTAGTGATGCTAAAATGGAACAAGGTAGTTTACGTGCTGATGTTAATGTGTCACTTAGACCATATGGTTACAAAGGTTTTGGTACAAAAGTTGAAATCAAAAACATGAACTCATTTAGAGCAATCAAGAATGCTCTTGAATTTGAAATTGATTTTCAAAGAAAACAAATTTTGACCAATAAGCCTATTTTACAGCAAACTAAGCGTTATAATGAAGCTACTTTAAGTACAGTTGTAATGCGTACAAAAACAGGTGAAGTTGATTATAAATACTTCCCAGAGCCAAATATTCCATTTATTAAATTAAGCAAAAAATTAATTGATTCAGTTAAATTAAATGAACTTCCTTGAGAAAGAGAAGCTAGATACAAAAAAGAAAATATTCAAGATATTTACATCAACAGTTTATTAAATGATCTTGATTTAGCAAAATATTTTGATTCTATTAATTATGTTGATAGAGATAAATTATCTAAATTATTTTTTGCTGAAATAGTTTCACTAGCAAATAGCAAAAGCATTCATCCAACTGAATTAAATATTAAAAATGGACACTTATTAAAAGGAATTGAATTAATGGACCAAGATATTATTTCAGGTCGTTCATTTAAAAAACTTGTTCCTTTATTAGTTAATTTTGATGGTGATTTTGACAAATTAGTTGTTGATAATAATCTTAAACAAATTAGCGATGAAGCCACAATTACAAAATGAGTTAATGAAATTATTAGCCAAAATGAAAGTGTTATTGCAGAATATCCTAATCGTGAAGAAAGAGTTCTTAAATTTGTTTTAGGTGCTTTAATGAAAGTTTCAGGCGGACAAGTAAGTCCAATTAAAGCAAATGAAATTTCAGTTAGAATTCTTAAAAACAAATTTAAATAA
- the tig gene encoding trigger factor, producing the protein MAENNKKFTIDEKKSELVYTLEINGKEWEKLYADAKAKEVKNIKIPGFRPGKAPQHEIEKRVNPLSVASEVVDQYWRNNHDRLKEELLKENKRIAFIPKIDLKDLDPKKGATLEITFPLLPDFEKIQIKSPKTKFELIKIEKKDIEDWIAQQLEKNALLLPLKKDEKTKDGDTVTIDYKGFIKDEPFDGGEAQGFDLKLGSHTFIDTFEDQLIGKKIGWKGEVKVTFPKEYAVEKLKGQPATFEVEIKDAKRREKVELTDKNFGTVRLAKMSEAKNAAEVKKEVQLLLEIGALDESIENYFNELVEEFDRKNDFIIHKAFIKEDVKKSLSELESNLKQQKIKLHEYLELLGQTKEQLMDLLAKDHSSKVKKQTISTEIVKQVKPEFHKDKFAFRILSLAYNTGLDTKFIEDTFFDEKGEIKSSVNAMDTLKTFIIIEKVLEKFDKNGFATYLKSKEAFSKELDKRVKAYTKKREEELAKGEKEAKKEESKPQPTKKAAAKKTTKNKN; encoded by the coding sequence ATGGCTGAAAATAACAAGAAGTTTACTATTGATGAAAAAAAGAGTGAATTAGTTTACACTCTTGAAATTAATGGCAAAGAATGAGAAAAACTTTACGCTGATGCAAAAGCCAAGGAAGTTAAAAACATTAAAATTCCTGGATTTAGACCAGGTAAAGCACCACAACATGAAATTGAAAAAAGAGTTAATCCTCTTTCTGTAGCAAGTGAAGTAGTTGATCAATACTGAAGAAATAATCACGATCGCTTGAAAGAAGAATTATTAAAAGAAAACAAAAGAATAGCTTTCATTCCTAAAATAGATCTTAAAGATTTAGATCCTAAAAAAGGTGCAACATTAGAAATTACATTTCCTCTTTTACCTGATTTTGAAAAAATTCAAATCAAATCACCTAAAACAAAATTTGAATTAATCAAAATTGAAAAGAAAGATATTGAAGATTGAATCGCTCAACAATTAGAAAAGAATGCTTTATTATTACCACTTAAAAAAGATGAAAAAACAAAAGATGGTGACACTGTAACAATCGATTACAAAGGTTTTATTAAAGATGAACCATTTGATGGTGGTGAAGCTCAAGGTTTTGATCTTAAATTAGGATCACACACATTTATTGATACATTTGAAGATCAATTAATTGGCAAAAAAATTGGTTGAAAAGGTGAAGTTAAAGTTACTTTCCCTAAAGAATATGCAGTTGAAAAACTTAAAGGACAACCCGCTACTTTTGAAGTAGAAATTAAAGATGCAAAAAGAAGAGAAAAAGTTGAATTAACTGACAAAAACTTTGGTACAGTTCGTCTAGCAAAAATGTCAGAAGCTAAAAATGCTGCTGAAGTTAAAAAAGAAGTTCAATTACTTTTAGAAATTGGTGCTTTAGATGAATCTATTGAAAACTATTTTAATGAATTAGTTGAAGAATTTGACAGGAAAAATGATTTTATTATTCATAAAGCATTTATTAAAGAAGATGTTAAAAAATCACTTTCAGAATTAGAAAGTAATTTAAAACAACAAAAAATCAAATTACATGAATATCTTGAATTATTAGGTCAAACAAAAGAACAATTAATGGATTTATTAGCTAAAGACCACTCATCAAAAGTTAAAAAACAAACTATTTCAACTGAAATCGTTAAACAAGTTAAACCTGAATTTCATAAAGATAAATTTGCATTTAGAATTTTATCATTAGCCTATAATACAGGCTTAGACACCAAATTTATTGAAGACACATTTTTTGATGAAAAAGGTGAAATTAAATCAAGTGTTAATGCAATGGACACATTAAAAACATTCATTATTATTGAAAAAGTTTTAGAAAAATTTGACAAAAACGGTTTTGCGACATACTTAAAATCTAAAGAAGCTTTCTCAAAAGAATTAGATAAAAGAGTTAAAGCATATACTAAAAAAAGAGAAGAAGAATTAGCTAAAGGTGAAAAAGAAGCTAAAAAAGAAGAATCTAAACCGCAACCAACAAAAAAAGCTGCTGCCAAAAAAACAACAAAAAATAAAAACTAA
- the pepF gene encoding oligoendopeptidase F encodes MKQYKNIKEVEEKYTFDLEDILKGQTIYDLFNEFIELSKIALKTKDTKYENVENYIKSVELGKDMGVLSNRIHNYLSNHSNQNLVDSKWTDLSTKWENITNKISEEMGSEAVRFFKNIEKLKIWKDDPRLKKERRGIIDAIEEYEHKLSDEVEEYLNQSSSANPDYESIFNIISDSELDYGFATDSKGKKYKLSPAIKAKFMKKDDFKIRKSTRDSFLKAHMKHKDSMANLLYQHFKGLTVTAKIRKYKNTIDMLTHSDKVDDSMLQFLFDKVSTLKHTIKNRNKYYKKFYEAKFKEKYHAKYDSYRELVKVKSTYTVEQMQNIVSEALKPFGSEYHKMITKAINERWVDYMTVDNKLSGAYSIGNTYGLDKKYILMNFDGELGSVETLAHELGHSMHSYFSDKNNDISNASYPIILAEIASIFNELMLYNYLLKTSKNDLFKFKILDNMIDGFVGTVFRQILWANYEYDLYNAIEKDQASPSYTSLSKIYHKNSMKYATKKIKYKKEKNIMSVYVPHYYYGFYVYKYAIGQLVANYFYTRVKNEGEKYLQVYINDFLSAGDRDYPLETLKKVGADLKDPQFYEIGFSYFKEIVKEWIKLGKKIFKVK; translated from the coding sequence ATGAAACAATACAAAAACATAAAAGAAGTTGAAGAAAAATACACTTTTGATCTTGAAGATATCTTAAAAGGGCAAACAATTTATGATTTATTTAATGAGTTTATTGAGCTTTCTAAAATAGCTTTAAAAACAAAAGACACAAAATATGAAAATGTCGAAAACTACATTAAATCAGTTGAATTGGGAAAAGATATGGGAGTTTTATCTAATAGAATTCACAATTATCTTTCTAATCATAGTAATCAAAATTTAGTAGATTCTAAATGGACTGATTTAAGCACAAAATGAGAAAATATAACAAATAAAATTAGCGAAGAAATGGGTAGTGAAGCTGTTAGATTTTTTAAAAATATTGAAAAACTAAAAATATGAAAAGATGATCCTAGATTAAAAAAAGAACGACGTGGAATTATTGATGCTATTGAAGAATATGAACACAAATTAAGTGATGAAGTTGAAGAATACTTGAATCAAAGTTCAAGTGCAAATCCTGACTATGAATCTATTTTTAATATTATTTCAGATAGCGAATTAGACTATGGTTTTGCAACTGATTCAAAAGGAAAAAAATATAAATTGTCACCAGCAATTAAAGCAAAATTTATGAAAAAAGATGATTTTAAAATTAGAAAATCAACACGTGATTCATTTTTAAAAGCGCACATGAAACATAAAGATTCAATGGCTAACTTACTTTATCAACATTTCAAAGGATTAACTGTAACTGCAAAAATACGTAAATACAAAAATACTATTGATATGTTAACTCACAGTGATAAAGTAGATGATTCTATGTTGCAATTTTTATTTGACAAAGTGTCGACATTAAAACATACAATAAAAAATAGAAACAAGTATTACAAAAAGTTTTATGAAGCAAAATTTAAAGAAAAATATCATGCAAAATATGATTCATATCGTGAATTAGTCAAAGTTAAAAGTACTTACACAGTTGAACAAATGCAAAATATTGTTTCAGAAGCTCTTAAACCTTTTGGATCTGAATACCACAAAATGATTACTAAAGCAATTAATGAAAGATGAGTTGACTATATGACTGTTGATAACAAACTTTCAGGAGCTTATAGCATCGGCAATACTTATGGTTTGGATAAGAAATATATTTTAATGAATTTTGATGGTGAATTAGGTTCAGTTGAAACTTTAGCTCATGAATTAGGCCACTCAATGCATTCTTATTTTTCAGATAAAAATAATGATATAAGTAATGCTTCTTATCCAATTATTTTGGCTGAAATAGCTTCAATATTTAATGAACTTATGCTTTATAACTATTTATTAAAAACAAGTAAAAATGATTTATTTAAATTTAAAATTTTGGACAACATGATTGACGGGTTTGTTGGAACCGTATTTAGACAAATACTTTGAGCTAACTACGAATATGATTTATATAATGCTATCGAAAAAGATCAAGCTAGTCCCTCATATACTTCATTAAGTAAGATTTATCATAAGAATTCTATGAAATATGCAACCAAGAAAATTAAATACAAAAAAGAAAAAAATATTATGTCGGTTTATGTACCTCATTATTACTACGGATTTTACGTATACAAGTATGCTATAGGTCAATTGGTTGCAAATTACTTTTACACAAGAGTCAAAAATGAAGGCGAAAAATACTTGCAAGTTTACATCAATGATTTCTTAAGTGCTGGAGATAGAGATTATCCTCTTGAAACACTTAAAAAAGTTGGTGCTGACTTAAAAGATCCTCAATTTTATGAAATTGGTTTTAGTTATTTTAAAGAAATAGTTAAAGAATGAATTAAACTTGGAAAAAAGATATTTAAAGTTAAATAA